A stretch of the Papaver somniferum cultivar HN1 chromosome 6, ASM357369v1, whole genome shotgun sequence genome encodes the following:
- the LOC113291266 gene encoding uncharacterized protein LOC113291266 → MTNGGDPIQPSNVIPEKDTGLSPTSPYYVHPSDNLTSLIYSPLLTSDNYCTWGRGMMKALSAKGKTGYIDGTVKKPTNATDLAHWTRCDDLVGRWISNSVDPEIRSSTQNFSSAHEQWLDIKSRFSHHNASKLYALKQSIALLKQDNLSVAMYYTRLKSLWDQLDAFRPIEPCICGAGFT, encoded by the exons atgACTAACGGAGGCGATCCAATTCAACCTTCAAATGTCATTCCAGAGAAGGATACTGGTTTATCCCCTACCAGTCCCTACTACGTGCACCCTTCTGATAATCTGACATCACTCATCTATTCTCCCTTGCTCACAAGTGACAACTACTGCACCTGGGGTCGAGGTATGATGAAGGCACTAAGTGCAAAAGGCAAAACAGGATATATTGATGGAACAGTGAAAAAGCCTACTAATGCAACAGATCTCGCTCACTGGACGAGATGTGATGACTTAGTAGGTAGATGGATATCTAATTCAGTGGATCCTGAAATCCGTTCAAGCACTCAGAACTTCTCGTCTGCACATGAACAGTGGTTAGATATCAAATCTAGATTTTCTCATCACAATGCATCAAAGCTATACGCTTTAAAACAATCCATTGCTCTGTTGAAACAAGATAACCTGAGTGTTGCCATGTATTATACTCGGTTGAAATCACTCTGGGATCAATTGGATGCTTTCCGACCAATTGAGCCTTGCATATGCGGAGCAG GGTTTACATGA
- the LOC113286412 gene encoding uncharacterized protein LOC113286412 — protein sequence MEPMPSPAKIYNHVRQEEEQQGLNSSSIPAVDSAALNISRSYNSRQARSFQNPGNNKCQRPFCDHCNKHGHTKQTCWNPNGYPKDLPKPRDSEPHVIAAITQPPTAAPAISAAQYARLLTLLEADNDGTDVAPYANFAGSLNHQSDWME from the exons ATGGAACCAATGCCATCACCTGCGAAAATCTATAATCATGTAAGACAGGAAGAAGAACAGCAGGGACTCAATTCTTCTTCCATTCCTGCTGTGGATTCTGCTGCCCTGAATATATCTCGCAGTTACAATTCTCGTCAGGCGAGATCTTTTCAAAACCCTGGAAACAATAAATGCCAGAGGCCTTTTTGTGACCACTGCAACAAACACGGTCACACTAAGCAGACTTGTTGGAATCCTAATGGGTACCCAAAAGACTTGCCCAAGCCAAGAGATTCAGAGCCTCATGTGATTGCTGCTATCACTCAACCTCCGACTGCTGCACCGGCTATAAGCGCTGCTCAATATGCACGCCTCTTAACTCTTCTTGAAGCTGATAACGATGGCACTGATGTGGCACCATATGCCAATTTTGCTG GATCGTTAAACCACCAAAGTGATTGGATGGAGTAA